Proteins encoded within one genomic window of Candidatus Stygibacter australis:
- a CDS encoding nicotinamide-nucleotide amidohydrolase family protein: MKFYLDNTEDIFLYQLLKAAGLFEEYAHVRRVTNDGEVKVNDQTVFKQRTRIFPGDEVKYKDIHIKVIAGKSPPPGSSVKPEFRDQREGNAAYPRQGENKPEFKPREVREEKVQHGKPQNWQQKPLKKEKNLRDQLETEVIRLHGQFIRNGLTLSLAESCTGGMAGQYITSQSGSSAYFLGGIISYSNAVKISLLGVSEKTLEKDGAVSDATAVAMSIGVMKSLGSDVSGAITGIAGPEGGEPGKPVGTVHISVRNIDRNYTKRFQLKGNRQEIRMKSSLELFKMLYQVLVGQEV, encoded by the coding sequence GTGAAATTTTATCTGGATAATACAGAAGATATATTTTTATACCAGTTATTGAAAGCAGCGGGATTATTTGAGGAATATGCTCATGTTCGCCGAGTAACCAATGATGGTGAAGTCAAAGTTAATGATCAGACAGTATTTAAGCAGCGTACGCGGATATTCCCCGGAGATGAGGTGAAATATAAAGATATCCATATCAAAGTGATAGCTGGGAAAAGTCCACCTCCAGGCAGTAGTGTAAAGCCCGAATTCAGAGATCAGCGTGAAGGGAATGCTGCATATCCACGGCAGGGTGAAAATAAGCCGGAATTTAAACCACGTGAAGTGCGGGAAGAAAAAGTGCAGCATGGCAAACCGCAGAACTGGCAGCAGAAACCGCTTAAAAAGGAAAAGAATCTACGAGATCAACTGGAAACAGAAGTGATAAGATTGCATGGGCAATTTATTCGTAATGGACTTACATTGAGTCTGGCAGAATCCTGTACCGGTGGGATGGCTGGTCAATATATTACCAGTCAAAGTGGTTCTTCGGCATATTTTCTCGGTGGGATAATCAGTTATTCCAATGCTGTGAAGATCAGTCTTCTAGGAGTATCAGAAAAGACATTGGAAAAAGATGGAGCAGTAAGTGATGCTACAGCAGTGGCGATGAGCATAGGCGTGATGAAAAGCCTGGGCAGTGATGTTTCCGGGGCAATAACCGGCATTGCTGGACCAGAAGGTGGAGAACCGGGCAAGCCAGTGGGAACAGTTCATATATCGGTAAGAAATATAGATCGCAATTACACAAAACGATTTCAATTAAAAGGGAACCGGCAGGAGATACGCATGAAAAGCAGCCTTGAACTCTTCAAAATGCTATATCAGGTATTGGTAGGGCAAGAAGTATAG